In Microvirga lotononidis, a single genomic region encodes these proteins:
- the thiC gene encoding phosphomethylpyrimidine synthase ThiC, whose amino-acid sequence MTVHVDKPKGAPQSVTTGPIQGSRKVYAAPDSRPDIRVPFREIVLTDPNEAPVRVYDPSGPYTEAVATIDLGKGLPLVREPWITARNYAAVEVRPVKPEDNGNVSADALVAPCPAERIVRRAVRSQMVTQYEFARAGVVTEEMIYVAHRENLCREATLAEAEATIADGESFGAAIPAFITPEFVRQEVARGRAIIPANINHPELEPMVIGRNFLVKVNANIGNSAVVSTAADEVEKLAWAIRWGADTVMDLSTGRNIHNIRSWILRNSPVPIGTVPIYQALEKVGGDPVKLDWEVFKDTLVEQAEQGVDYFTIHAGVRLPYVPLTADRVTGIVSRGGSIMARWCLAHHKESFLYERFDEICDIMRAYDVSFSLGDGLRPGSIADANDAAQFAELETLGELTMVAWDKGCQVMIEGPGHVPMHKIKLNMDKQLRACGEAPFYTLGPLTTDIAPGYDHITSGIGAAMIGWFGTAMLCYVTPKEHLGLPNRDDVKTGVITYKIAAHAADLAKGHPAAQMRDDALSRARFNFRWEDQFNLSLDPDTARAYHDETLPKDAHKVAHFCSMCGPKFCSMKITQDLRAEVAAMSPEAQEQLAGMRAKSREFLAGGGSLYVPAAE is encoded by the coding sequence GTGACTGTTCATGTCGACAAGCCGAAAGGCGCCCCCCAATCCGTCACCACCGGCCCGATCCAGGGATCGCGCAAAGTCTATGCGGCACCTGATAGCAGACCCGATATCCGGGTGCCTTTCCGCGAGATTGTCCTGACGGATCCCAATGAGGCACCGGTCCGCGTTTACGACCCCTCAGGCCCTTACACCGAGGCGGTTGCAACCATCGATCTTGGCAAGGGGCTTCCACTTGTGCGCGAGCCCTGGATCACGGCGCGGAACTATGCGGCGGTCGAGGTGCGGCCTGTGAAGCCCGAGGACAACGGAAATGTCTCAGCTGACGCGCTTGTGGCGCCATGCCCAGCCGAGCGCATCGTGCGCCGCGCGGTGCGCAGTCAGATGGTGACGCAATATGAGTTCGCCCGCGCTGGGGTCGTTACGGAGGAAATGATCTACGTCGCCCATCGCGAGAACCTGTGCCGCGAGGCGACGCTGGCGGAAGCCGAGGCAACGATCGCCGATGGTGAGAGCTTCGGGGCTGCGATCCCAGCCTTCATCACACCGGAGTTCGTGCGGCAGGAGGTGGCCCGCGGGCGTGCCATCATTCCGGCCAACATCAACCATCCGGAACTGGAGCCGATGGTGATCGGGCGCAACTTCCTGGTCAAGGTCAACGCCAATATCGGCAACTCGGCGGTCGTCTCGACAGCGGCAGACGAAGTGGAAAAGCTCGCCTGGGCCATCCGTTGGGGCGCCGACACGGTGATGGATCTCTCCACCGGCCGCAACATCCACAACATCCGCTCCTGGATTCTGCGTAATTCGCCGGTGCCGATTGGCACAGTCCCGATCTATCAGGCGCTGGAGAAGGTGGGCGGGGATCCGGTGAAGCTCGACTGGGAAGTGTTCAAGGACACGCTCGTCGAGCAGGCTGAGCAGGGGGTCGACTACTTCACCATCCACGCAGGCGTACGGCTGCCTTATGTCCCGCTCACGGCCGATCGGGTCACGGGCATTGTCTCCCGCGGCGGCTCGATCATGGCCCGCTGGTGCCTGGCGCACCATAAGGAGAGCTTCCTCTACGAGCGCTTCGACGAGATCTGCGACATCATGCGGGCCTATGACGTCTCGTTCTCCCTGGGCGACGGGCTGCGTCCCGGATCGATTGCCGATGCGAATGACGCTGCCCAGTTCGCCGAACTCGAGACTCTGGGCGAGTTGACAATGGTCGCCTGGGACAAGGGCTGCCAGGTCATGATCGAAGGTCCCGGCCATGTGCCGATGCACAAGATCAAGCTGAACATGGACAAGCAACTCCGCGCGTGCGGAGAGGCACCCTTCTACACCCTCGGCCCGCTTACCACGGACATCGCGCCTGGATACGATCATATTACATCCGGAATCGGTGCAGCGATGATCGGGTGGTTCGGCACGGCAATGCTTTGCTATGTGACGCCGAAAGAGCACCTGGGCCTTCCCAACCGGGATGATGTGAAGACCGGGGTCATCACCTACAAGATTGCAGCCCATGCCGCCGACCTTGCGAAGGGACACCCGGCCGCACAGATGCGGGACGACGCCTTGTCTCGGGCCCGCTTCAACTTCCGCTGGGAGGACCAGTTCAACCTCTCCCTCGATCCGGATACGGCACGCGCGTATCATGATGAGACCCTGCCGAAGGACGCGCACAAAGTGGCTCACTTCTGCTCAATGTGCGGGCCGAAGTTTTGCTCGATGAAGATCACGCAGGACCTGCGGGCCGAGGTGGCGGCGATGAGCCCTGAGGCTCAGGAGCAATTGGCTGGCATGCGCGCCAAGAGCCGCGAGTTCCTGGCCGGCGGCGGTAGTCTCTACGTCCCCGCCGCGGAGTAG
- the thiO gene encoding glycine oxidase ThiO — protein MRIRVIGAGVAGLTAALELAERGAMVEVIDRGPHLGAAACSWYAGGMLAPWCERESADPVVAELGHRAIDWWLRRFPGTARKGTLVVAQPRDVGDLAHFARRTERFDWVDGARIAEIEPDLKGRFHKGLFFADEAHLDPRSALTALAARLTELGVSLRFGAEAPIGDNSVDRIIDCRGFAAQGNLPDLRGVKGEMLLVRTREIFLQRPVRLLHPRIPLYIVPRANGLFMIGATMIENSDRGRVTVRSAVELLNGAYSVHPAFGEAEIIEFGADVRPAFPDNLPAIRESGRTISFNGLYRHGFLLAPAFATWVADAVFHP, from the coding sequence ATGCGCATCCGTGTCATCGGCGCCGGTGTCGCTGGCCTGACAGCGGCACTGGAATTGGCCGAGCGCGGCGCCATGGTCGAGGTGATTGACCGTGGCCCGCATCTCGGGGCGGCCGCGTGCTCCTGGTACGCGGGCGGAATGCTTGCGCCCTGGTGTGAACGCGAGAGCGCAGATCCGGTCGTGGCGGAACTGGGCCATCGTGCGATCGACTGGTGGCTGCGGCGCTTCCCCGGGACTGCGCGCAAGGGTACGTTGGTGGTCGCACAGCCGCGCGACGTAGGCGACCTCGCTCACTTTGCGCGCAGGACGGAGCGCTTTGACTGGGTCGATGGCGCCCGGATTGCCGAGATCGAGCCTGATCTGAAAGGACGGTTCCACAAAGGCCTGTTCTTCGCGGACGAAGCACACCTTGATCCCCGCAGCGCGCTGACCGCACTCGCCGCGCGTCTTACAGAGCTTGGTGTCTCTCTGCGATTCGGTGCCGAGGCTCCCATCGGGGATAATAGTGTCGACCGCATCATCGACTGTCGCGGCTTTGCCGCGCAGGGAAATCTTCCGGACTTGCGTGGCGTCAAGGGTGAGATGCTGCTTGTCAGAACACGGGAGATCTTCCTCCAACGCCCTGTTCGCCTGCTTCATCCGCGCATCCCCCTCTACATCGTGCCGCGCGCAAACGGGCTCTTCATGATTGGAGCAACGATGATCGAGAACTCAGATCGAGGTCGCGTGACAGTGCGCTCAGCGGTTGAACTCCTCAATGGAGCGTATTCTGTTCACCCGGCCTTCGGCGAGGCCGAGATTATCGAGTTTGGAGCCGATGTCAGACCCGCCTTTCCTGACAATCTGCCCGCAATCCGGGAATCTGGCCGCACGATCTCCTTCAACGGCCTGTATCGCCACGGATTTTTGCTCGCCCCCGCCTTCGCGACCTGGGTCGCCGATGCAGTCTTCCACCCTTGA
- the thiS gene encoding sulfur carrier protein ThiS → MRIILNGEEREIEERILSRALCELEFGDAVVATAVNERFVPAAQRSAIALNDGDRLEVLAPMQGG, encoded by the coding sequence ATGAGGATTATCCTGAATGGTGAGGAGCGTGAGATTGAGGAACGGATCCTGTCGCGCGCTCTGTGTGAGCTCGAGTTCGGCGATGCCGTTGTAGCCACGGCCGTGAATGAACGGTTTGTGCCAGCGGCTCAGCGATCGGCCATCGCGCTGAACGACGGCGATCGCCTCGAGGTTCTCGCGCCCATGCAAGGAGGCTGA
- a CDS encoding thiazole synthase, giving the protein MLLYDVELASPLMLGTAQYPSPAILAAAVQASGAEVVTVSLRREAGGTQAGQAFWSIIRDLGTRVLPNTAGCRTVKEAVTTAHMAREMFGTPWVKLELIGEEDTLQPDVFGLVDAARILTEEGFQVFPYTTEDLVVAERLLAAGCRVLMPWGAPIGSGRGLNNVFGLKMLRAHFPDVPLVVDAGIGLPSHAAAAMELGFDAVLLNTAVARAGDPVGMAKAFALAVEAGRLARHAIPMEPREMASPSTPVLGRAMLT; this is encoded by the coding sequence ATGCTGTTGTATGATGTCGAACTTGCGTCGCCTTTGATGCTGGGAACCGCCCAGTATCCATCCCCAGCCATCCTGGCAGCGGCTGTCCAAGCCTCGGGGGCGGAGGTGGTGACCGTGTCACTCCGGCGCGAGGCGGGTGGCACTCAGGCCGGACAGGCCTTCTGGTCGATCATCCGTGATCTCGGCACACGCGTTCTGCCCAATACAGCTGGATGCCGCACGGTCAAGGAGGCAGTCACGACGGCCCATATGGCCCGGGAGATGTTCGGGACGCCGTGGGTCAAACTCGAGCTGATCGGGGAGGAGGACACGCTCCAGCCGGACGTCTTCGGCCTAGTCGACGCTGCGCGCATTCTGACCGAAGAGGGCTTCCAGGTCTTTCCGTATACGACGGAGGATCTCGTTGTGGCCGAACGCCTGCTCGCGGCGGGATGTCGGGTTCTGATGCCTTGGGGCGCACCGATTGGCTCAGGCAGAGGTCTCAATAACGTCTTCGGGTTGAAGATGCTCCGGGCCCACTTTCCCGACGTGCCGCTTGTGGTCGACGCCGGGATTGGCCTGCCCTCACACGCGGCTGCCGCCATGGAGCTTGGGTTCGACGCGGTTCTTCTGAACACCGCGGTTGCCAGGGCCGGTGATCCAGTCGGGATGGCCAAGGCTTTCGCCCTGGCGGTTGAGGCTGGCCGGCTGGCACGGCACGCTATTCCGATGGAGCCGCGGGAGATGGCGAGCCCGTCGACCCCGGTTCTGGGCAGGGCGATGCTGACATGA
- a CDS encoding thiamine phosphate synthase, with product MTLVLDPFYLIVDNAAWVRRLVPLGVKLIQLRIKGEPDAAIARQIREAKICCEQHGAHLVVNDYWRLAIAEGCTFVHLGQEDLAGADLAAIRAAGIRLGVSTHDHIELDQALSVAPDYVALGPIYPTVLKQMPWNPQGLSRITEWKQLIGEIPLVAIGGLTIDRIPGVLAAGADSAAVVTDILRHPDPEHQTRRWMAVTSAIV from the coding sequence ATGACGCTCGTGCTCGATCCCTTCTATCTCATTGTCGACAACGCGGCTTGGGTGCGGCGCCTGGTACCGCTCGGCGTGAAACTCATTCAACTTCGCATCAAGGGCGAGCCCGATGCCGCGATCGCACGTCAGATTCGAGAGGCTAAGATCTGCTGCGAGCAGCATGGCGCTCACCTCGTGGTCAACGATTACTGGCGGCTCGCCATTGCGGAGGGCTGCACCTTCGTTCACCTCGGGCAGGAAGACCTCGCGGGCGCGGATCTGGCGGCCATTCGAGCGGCCGGGATCCGGCTGGGTGTCAGTACGCATGATCACATCGAACTCGATCAGGCACTCTCCGTTGCGCCGGACTACGTGGCTCTGGGACCGATCTATCCGACCGTCCTGAAGCAGATGCCCTGGAATCCCCAAGGCTTGAGCCGCATCACGGAGTGGAAGCAGCTCATTGGCGAGATCCCACTCGTTGCCATCGGTGGTCTGACCATCGACCGCATCCCAGGGGTGCTGGCTGCGGGCGCCGACAGTGCGGCGGTGGTGACGGACATTCTCCGGCACCCGGACCCGGAGCACCAAACCCGCCGTTGGATGGCAGTCACGAGTGCCATAGTATGA
- a CDS encoding HesA/MoeB/ThiF family protein, whose product MTARYARQIVLPAVGEAGQAKLASSSVLVVGAGGLGCPVLQYLAGAGVGHLTIVDHDRVDESNLHRQPLYRTTDIGQLKAEAARKALEVLNPSVVVDALALYLDPAAAKDLVRGADGIVDAADSIAVTYNLSDICKAAGKPLISASCVGLKGYVGAFCAGAPSYRSVFPDIPQNLGSCATLGVLGSVVGVLGGLQAQMVLALILGLDPSPLGQLVSVDLQKLEFGGFSFLDAPEAAGFAPPFIAPSDVNADDIVFELRSMDEVPVSPFPQARRATADTIVELSRDVAGSSRIVLCCRSGLRAWRAASLLRDQGHQKLALIAMGDIGEVCTQRV is encoded by the coding sequence ATGACTGCACGTTACGCACGACAGATCGTCCTCCCGGCGGTGGGTGAGGCTGGCCAAGCCAAGCTTGCTTCATCCTCGGTTCTGGTCGTCGGGGCCGGCGGCCTTGGGTGTCCCGTCCTGCAATATCTCGCAGGGGCCGGAGTCGGGCACCTCACAATCGTCGACCATGACCGCGTTGACGAGAGCAACCTTCACCGTCAGCCGCTCTATCGTACGACCGACATTGGCCAGCTGAAGGCCGAGGCTGCTCGCAAGGCTCTCGAAGTCCTCAATCCGTCCGTGGTTGTTGACGCGCTTGCCCTCTATCTCGATCCGGCCGCGGCGAAGGATCTCGTGAGGGGCGCCGATGGCATCGTGGATGCCGCTGATAGCATTGCGGTCACGTACAATCTGAGCGACATCTGCAAGGCAGCGGGCAAGCCTTTGATCAGTGCGTCCTGCGTGGGTTTGAAGGGCTATGTCGGCGCCTTCTGTGCCGGTGCTCCGAGCTACCGATCCGTGTTTCCGGATATTCCTCAGAACCTAGGGAGTTGCGCCACGCTGGGCGTCCTGGGCTCGGTCGTCGGCGTGCTTGGCGGGTTGCAGGCGCAGATGGTGTTAGCCCTGATTCTTGGCTTGGATCCATCGCCGCTCGGGCAGCTGGTTTCGGTTGATCTGCAGAAACTGGAGTTTGGCGGGTTTTCCTTCCTGGATGCGCCGGAGGCGGCAGGTTTCGCGCCGCCGTTTATTGCGCCATCGGATGTCAACGCCGACGATATTGTCTTTGAGCTCAGAAGCATGGATGAGGTGCCGGTGTCTCCATTCCCGCAGGCCCGCCGCGCGACCGCTGACACGATCGTGGAATTGAGCCGGGATGTCGCAGGATCGAGCCGGATCGTGCTCTGCTGCCGCAGCGGCCTACGAGCGTGGCGGGCAGCGAGCCTTCTCAGGGATCAGGGACATCAAAAGCTTGCGCTCATCGCAATGGGCGATATTGGTGAGGTTTGTACGCAGCGTGTTTGA
- a CDS encoding MaoC/PaaZ C-terminal domain-containing protein translates to MGEPLRVKQASDLGQFLHQPLGPTAWRQVGQDTINAFAALTNDLQWIHVDSSRAAHELTSGRTIVPGHLLLALLPSLIRETYLVAQAQSGWLAALRYVRFRQAIACDAPFRLCGHLLDVSQRGLTTFAEMQCELVLPDQTVALEANRVDAFRS, encoded by the coding sequence ATGGGTGAGCCCTTGCGCGTCAAGCAGGCGTCTGATCTCGGCCAGTTCCTGCATCAGCCACTCGGTCCGACAGCATGGCGCCAGGTGGGACAGGACACCATCAACGCCTTTGCGGCGCTGACCAACGATTTGCAATGGATTCATGTTGATTCGTCTCGCGCCGCTCATGAATTAACCAGTGGGCGAACGATCGTTCCAGGTCACCTGCTCCTCGCCCTCCTGCCTTCTTTAATCCGGGAGACCTATCTCGTCGCGCAAGCCCAGAGCGGCTGGCTTGCAGCCCTGCGGTATGTGCGATTCCGGCAGGCCATCGCATGCGACGCGCCGTTCCGACTGTGTGGGCATCTTCTGGACGTGAGTCAGCGAGGGTTGACAACGTTTGCTGAGATGCAGTGCGAGTTGGTTCTGCCCGATCAAACTGTTGCCTTGGAGGCCAACCGTGTCGACGCATTCCGGAGCTGA
- a CDS encoding beta-ketoacyl-[acyl-carrier-protein] synthase family protein: protein MGGDPVRPGLALIPAVRRLLDRQEVTASELSCVEIMEAFAVQAMAGIAALGLNPALVNCGGGALARGHPIGASGAILSVRLWHEMVQFGYDGFGLAAIAAAGELGSALLLRSSGDRHG, encoded by the coding sequence GTGGGTGGAGATCCAGTCCGCCCCGGCCTTGCGCTGATCCCGGCGGTCCGCAGGTTGCTTGACCGCCAGGAGGTGACGGCATCCGAGCTGTCGTGCGTGGAGATCATGGAGGCTTTCGCCGTGCAGGCGATGGCCGGGATCGCAGCCTTGGGCCTCAACCCTGCTCTCGTCAACTGTGGTGGTGGCGCTCTCGCGCGAGGGCACCCGATTGGAGCTTCCGGCGCTATCCTGTCTGTCAGATTATGGCACGAAATGGTGCAGTTCGGATATGACGGCTTCGGGCTGGCGGCAATCGCGGCTGCCGGAGAACTGGGAAGCGCCCTTCTCCTGCGCTCTTCCGGAGATCGTCATGGGTGA